The proteins below are encoded in one region of Phaseolus vulgaris cultivar G19833 chromosome 1, P. vulgaris v2.0, whole genome shotgun sequence:
- the LOC137813688 gene encoding peroxidase 55, translating into MEISIRILLIMAFLLAFTMLISKGEAQLSQNFYSSSCPNVESIVSQAVTNKFTQTLTTGQATLRLFFHDCFVEGCDASVIISSPNGDAEKDYTENLSLPGDGFDTVIKAKQAVEASCPGVVSCADILSLATRDVISLLGGPSFKVELGRRDGLISKASRVEGNLPKANFNLDQLTSLFQKHGLTQTDMIALSGAHTVGFSHCDQFANRLYSFSSSNPVDPTLDPTYAQTLMAGCPRNPDPTVAIELDPQTPAAFDNIYYQNLVSGKGLLTSDQVLFSDAASQPTVVRFANNAADFNEAFVAAIRKLGRVGIKTGNEGEIRRDCTAFNS; encoded by the exons ATGGAGATCTCCATTAGGATCCTTCTTATAATGGCTTTTCTGTTGGCTTTCACGATGCTTATATCTAAGGGGGAAGCCCAATTATCACAGAATTTCTATAGTTCATCTTGCCCGAACGTCGAATCCATCGTCTCCCAAGCAGTTACTAACAAGTTTACTCAGACCCTCACAACTGGACAAGCAACCCTGCGTCTGTTTTTCCATGATTGCTTTGTTGAG GGTTGTGATGCCTCGGTGATAATTTCGTCCCCAAATGGGGACGCTGAGAAGGATTACACGGAAAATCTTTCGCTACCTGGAGATGGGTTTGACACTGTGATCAAGGCAAAACAAGCAGTGGAAGCTTCATGCCCTGGTGTGGTCTCATGCGCCGACATCTTGTCACTAGCCACCAGAGACGTCATAAGCTTG CTTGGAGGTCCTTCATTCAAAGTAGAGCTTGGACGCAGAGACGGGTTGATTTCTAAGGCATCTCGTGTGGAAGGAAACCTCCCCAAAGCGAACTTCAACTTGGACCAACTCACATCGCTTTTCCAGAAGCACGGTCTCACCCAAACGGATATGATAGCCCTCTCCGGGGCCCACACCGTGGGGTTCTCGCACTGCGATCAGTTCGCCAATCGTTTATACTCCTTCTCATCTTCCAATCCAGTGGACCCCACTCTGGACCCCACCTACGCCCAGACTCTGATGGCGGGATGCCCCAGAAACCCCGACCCCACCGTAGCCATTGAGCTGGACCCGCAAACCCCTGCGGCCTTCGACAACATCTATTACCAAAACCTGGTGTCGGGAAAAGGGCTGCTAACCTCGGACCAGGTGCTGTTCTCGGACGCCGCGTCGCAGCCCACGGTTGTTCGGTTCGCGAACAACGCTGCGGACTTCAACGAAGCGTTTGTGGCGGCGATTAGGAAGCTGGGAAGGGTCGGGATCAAGACTGGGAACGAAGGGGAGATAAGAAGAGATTGCACCGCCTTCAATTCATGA